A window of the Candidatus Thermoplasmatota archaeon genome harbors these coding sequences:
- a CDS encoding heme ABC transporter ATP-binding protein, which yields MSLAVRELSFSFGDVQVLKKVTFKVAPGEFIGIMGPNGSGKTTLLRCITKFLPSENDMILVESKPLNGFTPADMAKTFAVVPQSSATDFPFTVHDIVMMGRIPHIGSRLSGETRRDVDIVRQSMKRTNTLQFAKRIFSELSGGERQRVIIARAIAQKPKVLLLDEPTVYLDISGQIEIMDLLKTLNREEGITTIAVLHDVNLAARYCDRIALLSQGRLEAIGGPKEVLTAETIQSVYGVDVSVRRDPLTQAVYIMPHSPTITIHKHGTRVHLLCGGGTGGVIMKSLHDGGYSLSAGVLNVLDSDYENAKDMHIPVVAEVPFAPISPENHAENLALIDESIAVVVSPFPVGPGNIRNLEAATHALRSGKKVFLMHHEGALSVDFVDGRADALIKGLISSGATVVADMEELLSKLAKRGG from the coding sequence CTGGGAAGACGACGCTCTTGAGGTGCATCACCAAGTTCCTGCCGTCGGAGAACGACATGATACTCGTTGAATCGAAGCCCCTGAACGGCTTCACTCCGGCCGATATGGCGAAGACCTTTGCGGTCGTGCCGCAGAGCTCGGCCACCGATTTCCCATTCACCGTTCACGACATCGTGATGATGGGTAGGATACCGCACATCGGAAGCAGGCTGTCTGGAGAAACCAGGCGGGACGTTGACATCGTCCGACAGTCGATGAAGAGGACCAACACCCTTCAGTTCGCGAAGCGCATCTTCTCTGAGCTCAGCGGCGGCGAGAGACAAAGGGTGATAATCGCAAGAGCGATTGCGCAGAAGCCCAAGGTGCTCTTGCTGGACGAGCCCACGGTATATCTCGACATAAGCGGGCAGATCGAGATCATGGATCTACTCAAAACCCTGAACAGAGAGGAGGGGATCACCACGATCGCTGTTCTTCACGATGTCAACCTCGCCGCTCGGTACTGTGACCGGATAGCTCTCCTCAGCCAAGGCAGGCTGGAGGCGATAGGTGGTCCCAAGGAGGTCCTGACTGCGGAGACGATTCAGAGCGTCTACGGAGTCGATGTATCGGTCAGGAGGGATCCCTTGACCCAGGCAGTCTACATCATGCCTCATTCACCGACAATCACGATTCACAAGCACGGGACTAGGGTGCATCTTCTGTGCGGAGGAGGGACGGGCGGGGTCATAATGAAGTCTCTGCACGATGGTGGTTACTCCCTTTCTGCAGGCGTTCTCAACGTCCTCGATTCTGACTATGAGAACGCGAAGGACATGCATATCCCAGTGGTGGCCGAGGTCCCCTTTGCCCCCATCAGCCCCGAGAATCACGCAGAGAACCTGGCCCTTATCGATGAATCGATAGCTGTCGTTGTGTCGCCCTTCCCAGTTGGCCCGGGAAACATAAGGAACCTCGAGGCCGCAACTCATGCTCTGCGGTCCGGCAAGAAGGTATTCCTGATGCATCATGAAGGAGCCCTATCAGTGGACTTCGTCGACGGAAGGGCCGATGCGCTCATCAAGGGATTGATTAGCTCGGGAGCCACTGTCGTTGCCGATATGGAGGAGCTCCTCTCAAAGCTGGCGAAGAGAGGAGGATGA
- a CDS encoding winged helix-turn-helix transcriptional regulator: MNGQPLRDLKRNTELLILVEVLKSPSIRMKEIANRLHVTVQAVSQYISSMKREGLLKEQRGILRPTRKGMQIAQEHFTSLKEQVDAVLRRISVIDRCVAIAGKKIRKDQSVGLIMEDGMLMAFPDREAASTGKAIEDADEGDDVLVSRLEGIVDLELGKLLIVETPSEESGGSKNASVDRVRDKIEELSPGLLVAGDATGAALLMKTSGEFFTIHAPVESSMSALSKGVDVVFCGTRDSVDQILAAVSDLKRESGYEIEWKSYKA; the protein is encoded by the coding sequence ATGAACGGCCAACCGCTGCGCGACCTGAAACGGAACACCGAACTCCTGATCCTGGTTGAAGTGCTGAAGTCCCCGTCGATAAGGATGAAGGAGATAGCCAACCGGCTACACGTCACCGTGCAGGCGGTAAGCCAGTACATCTCTTCTATGAAACGGGAAGGATTGCTCAAGGAACAGCGAGGCATCCTCAGACCCACCAGGAAGGGCATGCAGATCGCCCAGGAACACTTCACCTCCCTGAAGGAGCAAGTCGATGCGGTCCTCAGACGGATAAGCGTGATCGACAGATGCGTCGCGATTGCGGGGAAGAAGATCAGGAAGGACCAGTCGGTCGGTTTGATCATGGAGGACGGCATGCTAATGGCCTTTCCAGACAGGGAGGCGGCATCCACAGGGAAGGCAATAGAGGATGCCGATGAGGGAGACGATGTCCTTGTGAGTCGGTTGGAGGGTATCGTGGATCTCGAGCTCGGGAAGCTCCTGATCGTGGAGACGCCGTCTGAGGAGAGCGGCGGCTCCAAGAATGCTAGTGTCGATAGGGTCAGGGACAAGATAGAGGAGCTCTCCCCCGGTCTGCTCGTCGCTGGTGATGCGACAGGCGCTGCCTTGCTCATGAAGACGAGCGGTGAGTTCTTCACGATCCATGCGCCAGTGGAATCTTCAATGAGCGCGCTCAGCAAGGGCGTCGACGTTGTGTTCTGCGGCACGCGCGATTCCGTCGACCAGATCCTGGCGGCCGTGTCCGACCTGAAGAGAGAGAGCGGCTACGAGATAGAATGGAAATCGTACAAAGCCTAG
- a CDS encoding nitroreductase family protein, translating to MVEAIHARRAKRALQDKPVEDDKIDALVEAVRFSASCNNNQPWRIVICKGKEALAAIKGALPKGNVWATRVPVIMVVSAKPVDDCQLPDRRDYFLFSTGLAIGQLELRATELGLVAHPIAGYDPLKAKAILGIPEEYVVITFVIVGYPGGDDSLLSDKQKANELTRPERKPIGENFFIDKWGAPYR from the coding sequence GTGGTAGAAGCCATTCATGCCAGACGAGCGAAAAGAGCGCTTCAGGACAAGCCTGTGGAGGACGATAAGATTGACGCCTTGGTCGAAGCCGTCAGATTCTCGGCCTCGTGCAACAACAACCAGCCTTGGCGTATCGTTATCTGCAAGGGCAAGGAGGCTCTGGCTGCGATCAAGGGCGCTCTCCCAAAGGGGAATGTTTGGGCCACCCGGGTGCCCGTGATCATGGTCGTGTCCGCGAAACCAGTGGACGACTGCCAGCTCCCGGATAGAAGGGATTACTTCCTGTTCTCGACCGGTCTGGCCATAGGTCAGCTCGAGCTCAGGGCGACGGAGCTCGGACTGGTCGCGCACCCGATCGCCGGATATGACCCATTGAAGGCGAAAGCGATCCTGGGGATCCCCGAGGAGTACGTCGTCATAACGTTCGTCATAGTCGGCTACCCTGGGGGCGACGACTCTCTACTGTCGGACAAGCAGAAGGCCAACGAACTGACTAGGCCGGAGAGGAAGCCCATAGGAGAGAATTTCTTCATCGACAAGTGGGGCGCCCCCTACCGTTAA
- a CDS encoding magnesium transporter CorA family protein: MIRLYCATEGELSPIETKRLKDALWIDAVAPTPEEVELLHKEFKIDLQDVADCLDPNERSRVENEETYDLLVLRSVLTEERNGDHHNDRIQTMPIGIFLTPGRVVTVRIGSTFTYQEITSDLKRKPRIDNKEDLFLALIRKVNKDIERRVRPMERSIASIQEKILTAKRGEVAPSAFTLSNGLILVNTALLSNLNAVSMLPRAKHLHLTKEKMDLMEDLENDVAQLYEMTTIYREIMSNVLNAYESTLANNLSTVMKTLTTISLILILPMMIAGWFSMNVALPFDKDSLFAFWLVVGISVAAVAGLWAFFRWKQIL; this comes from the coding sequence ATGATCAGACTCTACTGTGCAACAGAGGGCGAACTCAGCCCTATCGAGACCAAGAGGCTGAAAGACGCCCTCTGGATCGATGCCGTCGCGCCCACTCCGGAAGAGGTGGAGCTCCTGCACAAGGAGTTCAAGATAGACCTTCAGGACGTTGCGGACTGCCTCGACCCCAACGAGCGGTCCAGGGTGGAGAATGAGGAGACCTATGACCTCCTGGTCCTCAGGAGCGTCCTGACTGAGGAGAGGAATGGGGACCATCACAACGACAGGATCCAGACGATGCCAATCGGCATATTCCTCACTCCTGGCAGAGTGGTCACCGTCAGGATAGGCTCGACGTTCACATACCAGGAGATCACCTCGGATCTCAAACGCAAGCCGAGGATCGACAACAAGGAGGACCTGTTCCTGGCGCTCATCAGGAAGGTCAACAAGGACATAGAGAGACGCGTCAGGCCGATGGAGCGCAGCATCGCCTCGATCCAGGAGAAGATCCTCACCGCGAAGAGGGGAGAGGTAGCCCCTAGCGCCTTCACGCTCAGCAACGGCTTGATCCTCGTGAACACGGCCCTTCTTTCCAATCTGAACGCGGTCTCGATGCTCCCGAGAGCGAAGCATCTTCATCTGACCAAGGAAAAGATGGACTTGATGGAGGACCTGGAGAACGATGTCGCCCAGCTCTATGAGATGACCACGATCTACAGAGAGATCATGTCCAATGTGTTGAACGCGTACGAATCCACACTTGCAAACAACCTCTCAACCGTGATGAAGACCCTGACGACGATCAGCTTGATCCTGATCCTTCCGATGATGATCGCAGGCTGGTTCAGCATGAACGTGGCCCTTCCGTTCGACAAGGACTCGTTGTTCGCCTTCTGGCTCGTGGTCGGGATCTCGGTAGCGGCTGTCGCCGGGCTCTGGGCCTTCTTCAGATGGAAGCAGATACTCTGA
- a CDS encoding ferredoxin, which produces MAKFKVDIVRPDCSGCELCTQTCPDYFEMAADGLATLKGGKRVGDNDELELDDEACTRDAAADCPVNCIHLYENGNKVL; this is translated from the coding sequence ATGGCTAAGTTCAAAGTGGATATCGTGAGGCCAGACTGTAGCGGGTGCGAGCTCTGCACGCAGACCTGCCCGGACTATTTCGAGATGGCGGCCGACGGCTTGGCCACCCTGAAGGGCGGGAAGAGGGTGGGGGACAACGACGAACTGGAGCTTGACGACGAGGCGTGCACCCGAGATGCTGCCGCAGACTGTCCGGTCAACTGCATACACCTGTACGAGAACGGGAACAAGGTACTCTGA
- a CDS encoding 4Fe-4S binding protein codes for MGVVIEVDYDKCSGIGQCVSVCPSNVYEVVNGKTTCPNIDECIQCCACQEACPVNAIKHHSCQ; via the coding sequence ATCGGTGTCGTTATCGAGGTCGACTACGACAAGTGTTCTGGGATCGGCCAGTGCGTCTCAGTCTGTCCTTCCAATGTTTACGAGGTTGTGAACGGGAAAACCACATGCCCCAACATCGATGAGTGCATCCAATGCTGCGCATGCCAAGAGGCCTGCCCAGTCAATGCGATCAAGCACCATTCGTGCCAGTGA
- a CDS encoding SHOCT domain-containing protein produces MTNRMVSSNEDRTMRTMVTLLVILIVVVPVVMFIAMGIAGWNHSGFGMMGSWGGGWGLMMAIPGAILLVIILIIVLVAISDRPGHQAQSCVPYPVQYYPPVPPFPVVSTDVMSIMDRRLASGEISIEEYNRMKSEILKR; encoded by the coding sequence ATGACGAATCGAATGGTCAGCTCAAACGAGGACAGGACAATGAGGACGATGGTCACTCTGCTGGTGATCTTGATTGTTGTGGTACCCGTGGTTATGTTCATAGCTATGGGTATTGCTGGGTGGAACCACTCCGGGTTCGGGATGATGGGCTCGTGGGGAGGCGGCTGGGGGCTCATGATGGCCATCCCGGGGGCCATACTGCTAGTCATTATCCTTATCATCGTATTGGTCGCGATTTCGGACAGGCCAGGCCATCAGGCACAATCATGTGTCCCTTATCCCGTTCAATACTACCCACCAGTACCCCCGTTTCCAGTGGTTTCCACCGATGTAATGTCCATCATGGACAGACGCCTGGCGTCCGGCGAGATCTCGATCGAGGAGTACAACAGGATGAAGAGCGAGATACTGAAACGGTGA
- a CDS encoding aminotransferase class V-fold PLP-dependent enzyme → MSFDSRFLKRIRREFPAAEADPKGRKRAFLDNGAGTLVTRRSAEAEARARIDWSANVGNVFLESVGAADVISDGRKAVADLLRAEGPENIISGESCTSLLFNLSYALSRNLKGEENIVASGYEHFANINPWAELGGMGMIKELKFSKFNLETGVLDLEDLEGLVNKDTKVVTVAAASNVLGSRSDLIEIGKIANEVCALFVVDAVHHIAHGPTDVKKIGCDALVFSGYKLFSRHGSFMYMKPEWIEKLHPYKVDPSPKHGPEKWELGTRDQAMFAAVKGVIDYLLWLGNPTAKVMPKPGPQRAARLRETMEQIEVYEKELSRVVLDGYGKLPGLRYIEGLTLFGPHEIRAKIGRDPTFAFKLDGYDDHELSKVLWDKYAIAIGAEDYYSRVPALYDTKTMARATFVHYNTKEEALKLLKALNELSAAKKK, encoded by the coding sequence ATGTCATTTGACTCCAGATTCTTGAAGAGGATCCGTAGGGAGTTCCCAGCAGCGGAAGCAGATCCGAAGGGCCGGAAGAGAGCATTTCTAGACAACGGCGCCGGAACGCTCGTTACAAGGCGAAGCGCAGAGGCCGAGGCGCGCGCCAGGATCGACTGGAGCGCGAACGTGGGCAACGTGTTCCTGGAATCGGTTGGCGCTGCGGATGTCATCTCGGATGGTAGGAAGGCCGTCGCGGACCTCCTCAGGGCCGAGGGACCAGAAAACATCATATCTGGCGAGTCGTGCACGAGCCTCCTGTTCAACCTGAGCTATGCTCTGAGCCGGAACCTAAAGGGCGAGGAGAACATCGTCGCCTCCGGTTACGAGCACTTCGCGAACATCAACCCGTGGGCCGAGCTCGGCGGGATGGGTATGATAAAGGAGCTCAAGTTCTCGAAGTTCAACCTTGAGACCGGCGTGTTGGACCTGGAGGACCTAGAGGGGCTGGTCAACAAGGATACAAAGGTGGTCACCGTCGCAGCCGCCTCCAACGTCCTGGGCTCGAGATCGGACCTCATCGAGATCGGGAAGATCGCTAACGAAGTGTGTGCGCTCTTCGTTGTCGACGCTGTGCATCACATTGCGCATGGTCCGACAGATGTGAAGAAGATCGGATGCGACGCGCTCGTGTTCTCAGGCTACAAGCTGTTCTCGAGGCACGGGAGCTTCATGTACATGAAGCCAGAATGGATCGAGAAGCTGCACCCTTACAAGGTGGACCCGTCTCCCAAGCACGGACCGGAGAAGTGGGAGCTGGGCACGAGGGACCAGGCGATGTTCGCAGCCGTGAAGGGCGTCATCGATTACCTGCTGTGGCTCGGCAATCCCACGGCCAAGGTCATGCCGAAGCCGGGTCCACAGAGGGCTGCGAGGCTCCGGGAGACGATGGAGCAGATCGAGGTGTACGAGAAGGAGCTCTCGAGGGTCGTGCTCGACGGCTACGGCAAGCTACCGGGCCTGAGATACATCGAAGGCCTGACTCTCTTCGGCCCGCACGAGATCCGGGCCAAGATAGGCAGGGACCCGACCTTCGCTTTCAAGCTGGATGGCTACGACGACCACGAGCTTTCGAAGGTGCTCTGGGACAAGTATGCCATCGCAATAGGAGCCGAGGACTACTATTCCAGGGTCCCTGCTCTCTACGACACCAAGACGATGGCTAGAGCCACCTTCGTGCACTACAACACGAAGGAAGAGGCCCTGAAGCTACTCAAGGCGTTGAACGAGCTCTCAGCGGCGAAGAAGAAGTGA